A segment of the Leptolyngbya sp. NIES-3755 genome:
TCATTGCCTTTGTCATCGACGAACGACCATAACTCGTCCATCTGCACATTCAAGCGTTTCCGGGGTTTTGGTTGCACTTGCACTGAGCGAGGAACGGTTTGATAGTAAGCATTCACGTATTGCTGCAACCAGCTTTCGCTGACTTGCAAGCTTCGAGCGATACCAGCAAGCGGAATCTTTTCGAGCAGCATTCGCTCGATTGTGGACTTGGTATCATCGCCAATCCGTTTCCATTTTGGATTCTCGACGAACTGCCGTCCACAATCGCGACATTTGTAGTTCTGGTTCCCGTGGCGAGTCGTGCCATTTTTGTTGATGTCATGAGAGCCACAGTTCGGACAGGTCAGTAAGGGTTTGATCATCAGCGTTGTGTCAGCAGGCAAGGTTAGGCTACTTCTCCATTCTCGCTCACGCTTTTTTTTACGTCATTTCCTAAATAGCACTACCCTTCTTTCTTCGTTCAGTGATTCGGGATTTCGATGAGGAAACGTTGCTCGAATATGGCTTTCCAGAAGAAACGATTCGGGTCGTGAAGTTCGATCGATTGATTCCGTTTTGTATGCGCTTGGATTGGTGCTGGAACGAAGAAACAGGCGTTCATAAAGTGATCGAAGCGAATGTTCAGACTCCAAGTTTCTGGTTTGAATGTATTGAAGGAAACGCTAGAGTTGCAGAACATTTTGGCATGAAGCCCGCCGAATTTGGACTGAAAGAGGTTTTAAGCTATTCGATCGCTCAGCAACTTCAATCTGCTGCGGATTGGATTGGAAAGTCGATCGACAACTGCAAAATTGGCTTAACTACGCTGAATAACACCGAAGATATGGGAACGATGCGCTGGTTGAATCAATTCGTTTCTTCAGAACGGTGCACTTTTCCGATCGAAGAACTTCGCATCAAAGATCATCAATCCCTATTTCACGAAAAAACTGGAGAAGCGATCGACATTCTCTTCATGTGGTATCCGCTGGAATGGGCGATTCACGATCGAGATTCTAACGGCGTGAAACTTTGGGATGCGTTGGAAGAATTGATCTTGAAAAGAAGAATTGCGATCGTAAATTTCGCGGCTGCTTTTTCACTCCAACCCAAAAGCATCTTTGCCTTGATCAGTGATTTAGGCTTAGATTTCTTTCCGACAGAACTTGCTGAAACAGTCTACGAATTCTTTCCAAAAACGGCTCAAACCGCCGATGAAATGGGCAATACTTACTTTGCGAAACCCGTTTTAGGAAGACAAGGAGAAGGCTGTTTTTCAATGATCAACGGCGAAATCGGTGTTCAAAGCGCCAATCAAGACCCTTGGTACACCGAGCAAGACTATGTTTATCAGGAATTGCTCGACTTTCCAACGCTTGAAATTGGAGGTCGATCGATGACTGCTTTGTGGAGTACTTGGCTATTTGATAGTTCTAAATTCTACAAAGCGGCTGGAGTTGGACTGAGAGTTTCTGAAGGCAAAATTACTGACGATTATTCTTACTGGTGTCCGATCGGAATTCGCACTTAATCCTGCTCAAACACCTTACCTAATGCCGCAGGAGGCGTACTACGAATCAATTCTGCTGCCGTACTGTCGATCGAGGAAGGCAACAATTTCAACAATCGCCCTAACCCATCACTC
Coding sequences within it:
- a CDS encoding glutathionylspermidine synthase-like protein (similar to AA sequence:cyanobase_aa:LBDG_01800), coding for MIRDFDEETLLEYGFPEETIRVVKFDRLIPFCMRLDWCWNEETGVHKVIEANVQTPSFWFECIEGNARVAEHFGMKPAEFGLKEVLSYSIAQQLQSAADWIGKSIDNCKIGLTTLNNTEDMGTMRWLNQFVSSERCTFPIEELRIKDHQSLFHEKTGEAIDILFMWYPLEWAIHDRDSNGVKLWDALEELILKRRIAIVNFAAAFSLQPKSIFALISDLGLDFFPTELAETVYEFFPKTAQTADEMGNTYFAKPVLGRQGEGCFSMINGEIGVQSANQDPWYTEQDYVYQELLDFPTLEIGGRSMTALWSTWLFDSSKFYKAAGVGLRVSEGKITDDYSYWCPIGIRT